In the Drosophila takahashii strain IR98-3 E-12201 chromosome 3R, DtakHiC1v2, whole genome shotgun sequence genome, one interval contains:
- the ich gene encoding ichor, with translation MKFCSMNGPSESEVESLLMSPCWGPPQTSAQDQYLLDGHKLLLEHDLDSLPSDADQKNSLDVLDNLLLNGSSLNALSDLKPLPPFTGYTGHLSINGISGHHYHAIAQRLPDESNNNYMQSAYHQQSSNQTNPTSQSHSSSSNSNSNEHNIVSSSTCLPESVLSGSNNGGGGGGGNDACLADVKLFADSQLDSKLYSVADSCVMNASGSSGNGGANGAGPSIATLTPIDQVADSLHNSGVRIYKDLTEYVDMNSIDDIAAIIGSAIADTTVPNQLDKDDNNDTRDSWMDLDAWIDGNCIQQESAKVLVSQQDSLGDFMLPHSPLPMHASSSTLQSLLSHGYMPLLQNRLQNGPPNGSSSGGGANPGTGIKAEPQAPTSTSYCNELAAATSSSCSPPGSVVSTTDNPNGLMINPRYLSNPTNGQATGSHPHQQGGYSLQNSGLSLKDNGLCSPDLLGNYPHTTTASTTGSEMRTGAPKAKRSRSQKKSNQQQQQQQQQQQGDGGNPATTPQMSAISPSGFSASDLSGLLGKEKPVHRCSICNRGFLNKSNIKVHLRTHTGEKPFRCDVCAKAFRQKAHLLKHQQIHKRIGRD, from the coding sequence ATGAAGTTTTGCAGCATGAACGGCCCAAGTGAATCGGAAGTCGAGAGCCTGCTGATGAGTCCCTGCTGGGGACCGCCCCAGACGTCCGCCCAGGACCAGTATTTGCTCGACGGGCACAAGCTGTTGCTGGAGCACGACCTGGACTCCCTGCCCAGCGATGCCGATCAGAAGAACTCCCTGGATGTCCTCGACAATCTACTGCTGAACGGCTCCTCCCTGAACGCCCTGTCCGATCTGAAGCCGCTGCCGCCCTTCACCGGCTACACGGGCCACCTGTCCATCAATGGGATCTCCGGCCACCATTACCATGCCATTGCCCAGAGGCTGCCGGAtgagagcaacaacaactacatgCAGAGTGCCTACCACCAGCAGAGCAGCAACCAAACGAATCCCACATCCCAGtcccacagcagcagcagcaactcgaATTCCAACGAGCACAACATAGTCTCCTCCTCCACCTGCCTACCAGAAAGTGTCCTGAGTGGAAGTAATaatggcggcggaggaggaggtgggaaCGATGCCTGCCTGGCGGACGTGAAGCTCTTCGCCGATAGTCAACTAGATTCTAAGCTTTACTCGGTGGCCGATAGCTGTGTGATGAACGCTTCGGGATCCTCGGGAAATGGAGGAGCCAATGGAGCCGGTCCCAGCATagccactctaacgcccatcGACCAGGTGGCCGATTCCCTGCACAATTCCGGCGTTCGGATCTACAAGGATCTCACGGAATATGTGGATATGAACTCGATAGACGACATAGCCGCCATCATAGGTTCCGCCATTGCGGACACCACGGTGCCCAATCAGCTGGACAAGGACGATAACAACGATACGCGGGACAGCTGGATGGATCTCGATGCCTGGATCGACGGCAATTGCATACAGCAGGAGTCGGCCAAGGTCCTGGTATCGCAGCAGGACTCCCTGGGCGACTTTATGCTGCCCCATAGTCCGCTGCCCATGCACGCCAGCAGTTCGACGCTCCAGAGTTTACTGAGTCATGGATACATGCCGCTGCTGCAGAATCGCCTGCAGAACGGGCCGCCGAATGGCAGTTCCTCGGGTGGAGGAGCGAATCCTGGCACAGGGATCAAGGCGGAGCCCCAGGCGCCCACATCTACCTCGTACTGCAACGAACTGGCGGCGGccaccagcagcagttgcagtcCACCCGGCTCGGTGGTCAGCACCACGGACAATCCGAATGGCCTGATGATCAATCCGCGCTACCTGAGCAACCCGACCAACGGCCAGGCGACGGGGAGTCATCCCCACCAGCAGGGTGGCTACTCCTTGCAGAACTCGGGCCTGTCGCTCAAGGACAATGGTCTGTGTTCGCCGGATCTCCTGGGCAACTATCCGCACACGACAACGGCCAGTACGACGGGCTCGGAGATGCGAACTGGGGCGCCCAAGGCCAAGAGATCGCGGTCCCAAAAGAAGTccaaccagcagcagcaacagcagcagcagcaacagcaggggGATGGAGGTAACCCAGCCACCACGCCACAAATGAGCGCCATTTCACCATCGGGCTTCAGTGCCAGCGATCTGAGCGGTCTGCTCGGCAAGGAGAAGCCCGTGCACCGGTGCAGCATCTGCAACCGGGGATTCCTCAACAAGTCCAACATCAAGGTGCATTTGCGCACCCACACCGGCGAGAAGCCCTTCCGCTGCGACGTCTGCGCCAAGGCCTTTCGCCAGAAGGCGCACCTGCTCAAACATCAACAGATACACAAGAGAATTGGGCGTGACTGA